From uncultured Desulfobacter sp.:
CGGCCGCAGTGTTCCATGGCCTTTTCCCATTCACGGATCAGATCCGCCTGGCCAATGGCGGATACCGCCTGACGTTTAGGCGTTTCCGAAGGCCTTTTTTTGAGACCGATTTTTTTAACGCCCGCAGCCATGGCGCCGGAAGAGACAAGAATCACTTCCATACCCCGGTCATGGAGTACACAGATCTGCCTTGAAATGCTGTTGATGACGTCAATATTGAGGCTGTTTTTCCGGGTCAGCACCCCTGAGCCCACTTTGACCACGACGCGTTTGAATTTGGACAGGGCTAAAAATTGCTGGTCGGTGTTCATAAGTTATGTTCCAGGTTTTTAAAAAGGCGGCAACAGGCCGCGCAGCTAATAGTAGTCTCTATAGAAACCAAATAATGGGCCAAAAATTAAACCATAGCGCAGATGATTGCAAGGCCATACTGTCTTTGTGGTGGAAAAGGTGGAATATAGCTGGTACATTGATTGCCTGAAATTTTTGGGGAAAACATAAATGAGGCCGGCAGATGGGAAAATATTTATTCATGGGAATGGTTTTAGGCTTGTCCGCCGGTTTGTCTCCAGGCCCTTTGCTGGCCCTTGTCATCAGTGAAACCATTCGCTTGGGTATAAGCGCTGGTATCCGTGTTGCCATGGCACCGCTGATCTCGGATATTCCTGTGTTGATTATCTCCTTTGTTTTGGTCTCGTCTCTGTCCGGGTCCGACCCCGTACTCGGGATTATTTCTCTTGCAGGGGCCAGCCTTATTTTGAAAATGGGTATTTCAAGCATTCGAACTACCGGGCAGATGCCACAGTCCCCGGGCCGGGCGTCTGAATCCCTTATGAAAGGGGTGCTGGTAAATATTTTAAGTCCCCACCCGTACCTGTTCTGGATTACCGTTGGTACCCCCTTGGCTTCCAAGGCCTGGCAGATTCATCCCGGGGGTGCCATTGGATTTGTGGCCGGATTCTACCTGCTGCTTGTGGGCTCAAAACTTTTTCTGGCCTTTGTGGTGGCTCGGACCCGCAGCTTTTTAACCGGTGGGGCCTATGTATGGACCATGAGGGTGCTGGGGTTTCTTTTGTGCTGTTTTGCCTGGGGGCTTGCCCGGGAGGGAGCAGAGCTTCTGGGCTGGTTTTAAGGACCTGGGAGCGCGGGCGTCTTGACCGCGCTCCCGGATATATCAAAATGGGCAAGTTATTTAAGACTCATTCCTTAACTTTCCTACACATCAGGTTTTGTTTCTTTTATATCATCTGCCGGGATCTCTTGATTTGGGGTGGACGGAGAAACCGGCCCCTTTTTTTCAAGATGAACGGATTTTCGACGCAGTTCATTTTCTAATTTGACAGCTGCTTCCTCGAGACTCGGTGCCATCACAACGGTATCTTCCAAAGACATGATCAATCGCTTTATTTGTGGTATTTTTAGCGGCCCTTCCTCTTGGAGATACAGTGGCTGTATATAGAGCGGTGCGCCTCCCGTCGGTTCAATTATCATTTTTCCAAATACCAACTCGGAGCCTCGCTGATCCCACAGTGAGAACTGTTCTGAAATCACAGTATCTTGATTTATCAGAGAATGGACCTGTGCCGGCCCATATACCTGTTGATTACGTGGAAAACGGTAAGCATATATTTTTCCATAATTTTCAAGATCGTTTCCCGCAAACATCAATGCCCGCAGGTTATCACGACCAAATGGGGATAAGGGCAGAAACAAGAAAAATTCATCTTTTCCAGGTTCTAATAAATCTAAAGTTAAGTAATAAGGAGTCGCTGGAAAAAATTTTTTGCCTATGGCAATCTTGGAAAACATCCAGTTATCCTCCTGTCTATAGAATCGCTCCGGATTCGTTTGGTGGTATGTCGCATAAATGGACATTTGAATGGCAAAGATATCACGAGGATACCGAATATGTTGCTTCAAAAACGACGGCATTTCGGATAATGGCTTGAACATTCCAGGATACATTTTACGGTAAGCATTAATGATGGGATCGCTGGAATCGGCTTCATAAAATGAGACGTTACCGTTATAAGCATCAACCACTATTTTTACCGAATTACGAATATAATTGAATCCTTCTTCTTTGTATGGGGATGCAATCGGATAATTGGATGCCGTTGTATAAGCGTCCTGTATCCAGAAGAGTCCCTTTGGTGTGTGAACGATATAGGGATCCGCGTCCAGTTTAAGAAAGGGGGTAATATGCAGAATGCGTTCCGTAATATTTCTTCGAAACAGTATTCTACTCCGCTTGTTTGTTTTGGTTGTAAAAAAGATGTCTCTATCTTTAAAATAGTACGCCAATAAAAATTTGCGCAAAAGTGAATTGAGCGCAATGCCGCCCTTTCCATTGTAGTGGACTATGTTCTCACTGTCGCCGTCAGAGGAGCTGATTTCTCCGACACTGTTTGGAACGATTGCGTAGGGCTTGTCTTCCAGTCCGTAGTAAATATCGGTTTGATCGCTGGATAACCCAAATTGAGATTGAGGGGGGATATCTTTAATAAACCATGTCATTGGTACATCTCCAGCCTGGGCGGCCGGAATCATGGCCACCCCCTGCCCGTGGGTATATTGAAGATGGGTGTTAATCCAATTCTGAGCGACTTCGGGCAGCTTTGAATTATTTATTTCTCTTGCGCCAAGATAGACTTGCCGATATTCACCATCTACCCAATAGCGGTCAACATCAATAGTTGGAAATGAATAATATGTCCGTATACCTTGAAGTTCCTCGAATACATTATCAAGAAGCTCTTTGTCCCAGACAGGAACATTACGCAACCGACGCAAGGTATCCGGATCATCGGCATCGAAAGAGACCGCCGAATTCATTTCAAAATCCCTGATTTCAACATTGTCAAGCCCATAGGCCGCAAGCGTAGCTTCAACACTTGCCTTGATGTAGTTCCGATCCCGTACCATTTGGTTTGGCATCACGATATATTTTCGAACGGTATCTCCAAATGTCTCAACATCTTTTCCTAAGAATGCAATAACGGAAATCAAAAAAAAGATAATGGGCATTTTCCACCCGACGCGCTTGTGAATTTTGAGTACCAGGAAAATACCCGTTAACATCAAGGAAATTACTGTAACCCATATAAAGGGAAGAATAACAGTCATCTCTACAAAGCCGGGACCTTTGAAAACGGGAAGATTGGCAGTTTCATACAATAGATCATACCGCTCCAACATAAATCCCCAGCATAAAACCGCAAAAATAAATATCACCAGAATACTGGCGTGCCAATGTGCTTTATGGGATTTTATACGGTGTTCTATGGGGGTTGCCGCCCTCTCGTACCAGTAAATAAACAGAACGCCTGCGAGCATCAGTGCAACGACTATAAGAACTTCTTTTTGGAGCAAATGGTAGATCGGAAGAGAAAAAAGGTAAAAACTGATGTCCTTGCCGAACAGAGGATCCAACACACCACTACGACTTCCGAAGAGAAACAGCAGTGAATTTTCCCAATTTTTGAAAATCGGTATGGCAACTATCAAAGCCATTACAAAAGAAAGAATAATATACATGTCTCGCAAGGCATGGTTCAGATACTTTAACCATCTTTTTTCTTTGTAACCATCCGGCTTGTCTTCAAATCCAATGATATGGGACGCAACCCTGAAGTTGATATAGAAGATTGCAAAAAACAGGATCGTGAAAAATATAAGTATAAGGTATGGATAGAGTAGCCTCAGAAGATAATATGATGTCATTCCTTGGGTTTTAAACCACCACAAGTCCACAAAAAAATTTAGGAATATAAATTTAACAGCAGCGATCAGGATACCGAGTATCGCAAGCAAGCCAATTATGAATGCCATCCACTTTTTTGTTTTAGTCATTTTTTTCCCATTTCGTTTTTTAAATTACATAGATTCAAATTATAGGAGCTTCTTTTTTGACAATAAAAGAATGAATAAGAACATAAGAAATTATGAAAGAAAATCAATGTCTGACGAACCCCCTTTATGAATGCAGCCTTCACTTTTAGGAATCCTCTAGTTTGATGATCAAGTTTAATCGTTTACATATTTTTGTTTTGTATCATCTTATTTGTTTCTTTTCAACTATCTGTCCGGATATCAGCAATTCTAAATTTAATAAAGTAGTATCTTTCCTGCCTGCTTTTTTCTTGCTTGTGTTCTTGCTCGCAGTATTCTTTTGAGCAAGAGCACGAGCAAGATGGCGTAAGGACTCAAATTTAGAATTGCTACCGGATATTTGCTTTTGACGCCTTGTTCCCTATCCAATACTGGATGAAATCCAGGCCTGCCAGTTATAAAATAAAATGAAGAAATTAAAGCGATTGTTGACGGACAGTACTCGGCCGTTTATGATGTTTTTGTTCAAAATTGAAGTTGATGTATAGTCTGCGGGGTGAATGGACTAAAAAGTGTTTCAATTCTTAAACTCCTGAAAGGGAACGACAAGAAATAAGTAAAAACATATAAAATTAATAGGTTGGTAAGGAGACTGTATGTATCGATATAAAAAATTGATGGTCTGCCTGAACCTGGACGAACATGATCGGCATCTGGTTAAATACTCAGGGTTCATTTCCCGGATGGCCAAGTCAGAAGAGGTCCTGTTTGTATATGTGTATAACTCGTTTGATATCACTGAGGAGATCAGGAAGATTTACCCTCAATTAGACTCACCGCCGGAAGCGATGGTGAAAAAGCAAATGCAAAAAATTGTGGATGAGCATTTCAACGGACACGGAGACACTGCGGTTTCGCTAAAGTCCATGGAAGGGCCCCAGCTGGGCATGCTGATTTCGTGTACGAAAAATTATGATATAGACCTTTTGATCGTCGGTCATCATCCCGACGATTCGGCCGATTTTAATTGGCTCCCGGAAAAGCTGGCCCGTAAAGCCTTTTGCTCTGTCCTGGTTATCCCAAGTAATACCACCGCATATTTTGATAAAATCCTTGTGGCTGTCGATTTCAGTGATTACTCATTAAATGCACTGGATGTGGCAAGTGCATTT
This genomic window contains:
- a CDS encoding LysE family transporter — encoded protein: MGKYLFMGMVLGLSAGLSPGPLLALVISETIRLGISAGIRVAMAPLISDIPVLIISFVLVSSLSGSDPVLGIISLAGASLILKMGISSIRTTGQMPQSPGRASESLMKGVLVNILSPHPYLFWITVGTPLASKAWQIHPGGAIGFVAGFYLLLVGSKLFLAFVVARTRSFLTGGAYVWTMRVLGFLLCCFAWGLAREGAELLGWF
- a CDS encoding UPF0182 family protein, translated to MTKTKKWMAFIIGLLAILGILIAAVKFIFLNFFVDLWWFKTQGMTSYYLLRLLYPYLILIFFTILFFAIFYINFRVASHIIGFEDKPDGYKEKRWLKYLNHALRDMYIILSFVMALIVAIPIFKNWENSLLFLFGSRSGVLDPLFGKDISFYLFSLPIYHLLQKEVLIVVALMLAGVLFIYWYERAATPIEHRIKSHKAHWHASILVIFIFAVLCWGFMLERYDLLYETANLPVFKGPGFVEMTVILPFIWVTVISLMLTGIFLVLKIHKRVGWKMPIIFFLISVIAFLGKDVETFGDTVRKYIVMPNQMVRDRNYIKASVEATLAAYGLDNVEIRDFEMNSAVSFDADDPDTLRRLRNVPVWDKELLDNVFEELQGIRTYYSFPTIDVDRYWVDGEYRQVYLGAREINNSKLPEVAQNWINTHLQYTHGQGVAMIPAAQAGDVPMTWFIKDIPPQSQFGLSSDQTDIYYGLEDKPYAIVPNSVGEISSSDGDSENIVHYNGKGGIALNSLLRKFLLAYYFKDRDIFFTTKTNKRSRILFRRNITERILHITPFLKLDADPYIVHTPKGLFWIQDAYTTASNYPIASPYKEEGFNYIRNSVKIVVDAYNGNVSFYEADSSDPIINAYRKMYPGMFKPLSEMPSFLKQHIRYPRDIFAIQMSIYATYHQTNPERFYRQEDNWMFSKIAIGKKFFPATPYYLTLDLLEPGKDEFFLFLPLSPFGRDNLRALMFAGNDLENYGKIYAYRFPRNQQVYGPAQVHSLINQDTVISEQFSLWDQRGSELVFGKMIIEPTGGAPLYIQPLYLQEEGPLKIPQIKRLIMSLEDTVVMAPSLEEAAVKLENELRRKSVHLEKKGPVSPSTPNQEIPADDIKETKPDV
- a CDS encoding universal stress protein; translated protein: MYRYKKLMVCLNLDEHDRHLVKYSGFISRMAKSEEVLFVYVYNSFDITEEIRKIYPQLDSPPEAMVKKQMQKIVDEHFNGHGDTAVSLKSMEGPQLGMLISCTKNYDIDLLIVGHHPDDSADFNWLPEKLARKAFCSVLVIPSNTTAYFDKILVAVDFSDYSLNALDVASAFAKAANLDHLYILNNYQVPAGHHKTGKTYEEFADIMLENAKSRLRLALSKVDLKSVSIKPVFKQDKNVVSSIRNFSKSLGDALIVVGARGRSGNIAAILLGSITEGLIRTTHKPLLAVKEKGEGLNILEAFTSQ